Below is a genomic region from Streptomyces roseoviridis.
CACCGAGCTGATCATCTCGAACCACTTGGCCGTGAAGCGCACCATCGAGGCCGCCTCCAGGCCGCGCGCCCGCAGAGCGGCCGCGCCCTGGAAGAAGCCGACCAGCGCCGGCAGCAGGGTGCCGCCCACCGCCGTCTCGCACAGGGCAGCGAGGTCGGGGTCGGGCCCGAGATGGACGGTGTCGCCGCCCAACGCCCGCAGCACGGGGGCGAATTCGCCGAAGACGGCCGGGCCGCCCGCGTAGTACAGGAGGGTGTCCCCGCCTCCCACGGCGGACGGCACGTCCTTGACCGCTCCGTCGAGGTACCGCATGCCGTGCCCGAGGGCCCAGGCGGCCATCTTGCGGGCGCCGGACGGGGAACCGCTGTTCAGCGTGACGAGCGCCCGCCCCTCCATCGCGGCCCCGGCCGGTTCCAGGGCCGCGATGGTGTCCTCGTACGTGGTCAGGCAGGTGACGACCAGCGGGCTCGCCGCGACCGCCTCGCCGATGGCCGGGGCGTGGTGGGCGCCTCTGGACACGAGGGGTTCGGCCTTCGACGGCGTCCTGTTCCAGACGGTGGCCGGGTGCCCGGCGTCGACGAACGCGCCGGCGAGCGCGCTGCCCATCGAGCCCAGCCCGACGACGGTCACGGCTGTGCGGTGATGCCCGGTCATGATGTCTCCTGCCTCGCGTCCCGGTGGCTACCGGACCATGCTGCGGGGACACCAACTCTTCTACAAGTACCTACAATTTCCTCGGGTACCCACACTTTTGTAAGTGCATGAGAGGGCGGGCTGATGCAGAAGCGGAGCTACACCTGTGGCCTGGACGCCGCGATCGACGTCATGGGCGGGAAATGGAAGGGGCTGATCCTTTTCTGGCTCGGGGAGGGCCCGCTGCGCTTCGGCGAGCTGCGGCGGACCGTGACCGGGATCAGCGAGCGCATGCTCATCCTCCAGCTACGGGAGCTGGAGGCGAGCGGCCTGGTGCACCGGGAGGTCCACCATCAGGTGCCACCGAAGGTGGAGTACTCCCTGACCGAGCTCGGCCGGTCGCTCGTCACCGCGCTCGCCCCCCTCGGCCAGTGGGGCGAGGACCACCTCGAACGCC
It encodes:
- a CDS encoding NAD(P)-dependent oxidoreductase, translated to MTGHHRTAVTVVGLGSMGSALAGAFVDAGHPATVWNRTPSKAEPLVSRGAHHAPAIGEAVAASPLVVTCLTTYEDTIAALEPAGAAMEGRALVTLNSGSPSGARKMAAWALGHGMRYLDGAVKDVPSAVGGGDTLLYYAGGPAVFGEFAPVLRALGGDTVHLGPDPDLAALCETAVGGTLLPALVGFFQGAAALRARGLEAASMVRFTAKWFEMISSVLPVFAAEIDRGDYGDGASSVNLFLAGAAHDVELGEEAGLDVAWHEPFHDLLRRAADAGHGDHSISALTEVLRKPVPAGTSGGTAAE
- a CDS encoding helix-turn-helix domain-containing protein — encoded protein: MQKRSYTCGLDAAIDVMGGKWKGLILFWLGEGPLRFGELRRTVTGISERMLILQLRELEASGLVHREVHHQVPPKVEYSLTELGRSLVTALAPLGQWGEDHLERLEAIREQQTLV